Sequence from the Arvicola amphibius chromosome 3, mArvAmp1.2, whole genome shotgun sequence genome:
TGGGAACTGACACTCTGGGTTTTATGTCTGCCTTACTCAGAAGCCCCCGTGGGGCCATCTGGGCACAAGTGGTACAAGTTCTACTTAATTGTTCACAGTTGGGCAAGGGTAAATCAGGTAGAAGCTAATTTTGAGGGGACAAATGAAGTTGCTGATGGAGGAACCCAGCCTGTTCCAGCAAGGCAAGGTTACTGTCATAGTCATAATTAGGTGGTCTACTCTGTGGTTACTTGTGGCTAGCATTCCTGGCAGCCCTGTGTGAGATCTGATGTCGGATATGTGCCAGGGCTGTTCTCTGTACTGTAATAAATCTTGAATAGTTTGCATGATTTTGGAGATAGGATCCTTTGGGGACTTTAATTTTGCAAAAGGTAGTATATTACATGCTTGTGTGGCATAGCAGCTATCTGCGAAAATATATACAAGTTCTAATTGGGTTATTTCCCAATACCTTAAGGACTGCCAATAATTCTCCTAGTTAACTAATCCAGGATTTAGTTGGGTATCATCCCTTTTCTTATGACTAACTCTCAATATTATTAACCCAAAATTAGATTTATTGGCATCTGTAAAGGCTATAGCGGCCTGCGGGAGGGGATGGCTTGTTTGATGGTGTGGcacaatttttatctttaatactAAAAGGGAGAGGGCAGAAAGCCATCTGTCCTTAGGGAAATAATTATCCAGCAATCAGGAAAACCTGTTATCATTTGCTTAAAATTGCGAGAGCCTGTCCATAAGGACAGAGTAGCTTGTATGGTGTAGGGAAGTATGATTTTGTCTGTCTCCCATCCCAGGACAGTCATTCATGCCTTGTGGGCAATAATGAAGGCTATATCAAATTTGGAGGCAAGGTGCCCTAATTTTACATGAGATAAATTTATCTATAATAGGGGCCTAGATTGCCAGAGCGTGACCAGGACAACATTTTCTGTCCATAGGACAAGTACCATTAAATTTGGGTCATACTGTTGTAGGGAGGCAGAAAAAGGCAGCTGGCTAATCTTGGTCAACAACCCCATAGCTTCTTCTGTCCAAGTTATAACATCAGAAGGGGAGGAATGGCCTTCCAGTAGGGAAAACAAACCTCTCATTTTTTCATCAGGAATAGGGAGAAATTGTTTGAGCCATTTAACAATGACACATAATTCCTGGAGTTTAACATGAAAATGCCTTGGGTGCACCTCAGTGGAGTCATTGAGTAGATGTATTGTCTGACTAAACTGGTATCCCAAGAGAACAAAAGGGAGCATCCGTTGTGTTTTTTCTGAGGCTATGTGAAGACATAGAGCCTTTAGATTAtctaatgatgtgggattttcctctttatgctgtgattactattggttaataaaggattgCTTTCAGCCTAtggaagagcagggcagaaagagctaggcaCTGGTGGGGGGAACTAAagggaatacagggagaaagaaggactgagtatggagaagccatgaagccactgcTAGAGACAGACGTGCTAAAACCATGCTATTAGGCCACGACCTCattggtgatgcacagattagtgaAGATTGGTtgaactaagatgtaagagttagcgaataagaatctagagctaatgagccaaacagtgatttaattaatacagtttctgtgtggttattttgtggctAAGCAGCTGGAACAACCAAGCAGTTCTCTTTACAACAATCTAATGTTTGGCATagaattttttgaatatatttttggtGTGGGTGGGTTAGTAAGATATCATCCATAGAGTGGATTACCAATATGTCATGAGGAATATTTTAAGGGCTTGTACATGCATTTGATGAATTATAGGACTGTTTTTTATGCCCTGTGGTAAAACCTTCCATTGGTAATGTTGCACAGATTTGTACACATTAGGCTCTCAAACTGTAAAGGAAAACTGCTCTTTATCTTGTGGTGTCAGcattattgagaaagaaaaaaaggaccaaCTTTAATGTCTATTACTAAAATATACCATCCTGGGGGGATAGCACCCAGGTACAGCAAGCCCACTGGGGGAACACCATTTTTCCATTTGTGCATTAATTTGTCTCAAGTCTCATAACAGATGGTATTtgcctgactttttctttttctttttttaaatatttatttatttatttattatgtatacaatattctgtgtgtatgcctgcaggccagaagagggcaccagaccctattacagatggttgtgagccaccatgtggttgctgggaattgaactcaggtcctttggaagagcaggcaatgctcttaacctctgagccatctctcaagcccctccctgactttttcttaataacaaatatTGGAGTATTAAACCTGCTGTGGGATGGTTCAATATGACCGAGGTAAAGTTGTTCCTTAACCAAATCTTTTAAAGATGATAATTTGGGATTCATGATAAGCCATTGATCCATCCATACTATTTTGTTTGTGAGCCAATTTAAGGTTATTTGTTGTGGGATGACTACATTAGAATGATATTTAGTGGCCCTTAGAATTGGGAGTTAGGACCTGTATAGTGAGGGCAGCAGGGCTTTTGCCCTGTTTGGCCAGTATTGTCATGTGACATTATATCCTTATAAAAGGTCTTATCATCAATAGGAAGGACAGTGTACATTTCCTCCAAAAGCTCCTGTGCCCAAAGTGTGTTGGGGGGCATCTGGCACAATAGGGCAGAATCTGCCTTAGTTCCTTTCTAATTTCTTCCAATGAACTGGGTAAACAGCAGTCTTAGAGGTGGAGTTGCCACCCACCCCAGTAatggtggggtcatccttgaactTTAATGTGGGAAGGCTTTGGCATCGTTGAGTGAGATGATGGTGGCATAGGCCCCAGTGTTCACCAATTCTCTAATGGGTTTACCATCAAGAAAAATAGTCATCACGGGAGAGTGAGGAAAAATGGTGAAGGTACAAAAGACTTTTGGGTTTGCTGGATCAACATTCCCTTTCACTTGTGGGGGTGAGAGTTGCTACATTTGGAGTTTAAAGGCCATTGTTGAGAGTTTCTAAAGTCTTGTGCCTAGTGATAGCCCTTTTGACATTTAGGCCATTTGGTCTTTGGGTGAGCATTAGTACAATTCTGCATAAGTGGCTGACTGTGTACATCTCCAGCAAGTACATTCTGGTGGGGCGAAATTATCATCCTTGTCAAGATTGGCATTAGCCAAAGCATTGATGGAAGCCATAATGGCAGAAATGGGTTTGTTCTGTGTGTCAATATCAATGGTGGCTGAGACCCACTTATGAATATCCTCATTTCTAACAGGTGCAATGGCATAACAGATGATGATGTTGAGCCTCTCCCAGCAAGTCAAGGGTGACATTAAgtctaaatttcaaattttatggGCTTGGGTTTTTGCTGTATCATCATaggctgagagccactggagGAAAACTGAGGGAATCAAGAATGGCCTTTAGCACAGTGTTCTAATTATAATGGTCTTGAAGCTGCATGGCCCACTGTCTGAGTACCTGCTCAAAATAAGGGGATTCAGGGCTGGATTCATTAGCTGCATTTTTAATAAGGGTCAAATCTGCAAATGGAGTAGGGATCCAAGGTTGAACAGCTGCATTGTGGTCCACtttgacagagaaggaaaggattGGTAAGGGGTAGCTGTTGGTGGGAGACAATTGCAAGTCACTCTGTGGTGGAGATTTAGGGACCAGTGACATTGACATGGGCCTAGTTCCAGCCTCCACAGGGGCAAAAGGCCAAATATCATCCCCAAAATAGACACAGTGGGATGAGATACCTTGGGGAAGAAGGAGCGAGAAAGCTCATGTGGCAGCTCCATCGCGTCACCTGTTGAGAattcaagaaatgacagagagacCTCCAGTGAGAGGGAAGAGATCTTGTGCAAAAGGTTGCCTGTGATTGGATATAGAGGAAAGGGTCAAGCAGCCACTGTATGAGGAGGACATTCCAATCCaagaagggaaaggggattcAACTACAGTCAAATGCCCAAAGCCTTTCCGTGAATTAAGAGCCCAGCCACAACCCTGATGGCCTTTAACTGGTGGTCACATAACTGGATTAGTTGAGAAGAGAGAGTAGGAATAGAAGTCTAACAGTCCACATGCCAACGACCAGTCAGGACTCCGCATAATGCAAGAGAGCTTTCAGACAATCCCGAAGAACGTCCCTGGATAAAAGCCATCAGTTGCTCTCAGGTCACAAAAGAGTCTGCAATGACAAggatggaagggaaaaggaaagtagTGTTTGCAGACTCAGTGTGCTGCTTATAGAGAGGGACTGCCTCAGTTGGTAGGCCACAACCGTATTCTCACACAGTGCCTCTGGGCCAAAAGGGCCTGACAGAGGGGTCCTTTATTGGTTTTACCTCCTGGGTGGTGAGGCCTCACGTGGAGATACCGGGATGAACTGAATCCTGATGAAGAGTTCCTAACCAGGATGTCAaactggggaaaaagaaaagaaaatgcaggggTAGGAAAGAAAGTCCCAACTTGCCAATAACTTAGAAAAAAAGTAGGGGTCAACTCACCAAAATCAGCTGAAGGAGTGAAGTCAGGACTATAGTGTAGAATCTGGATGAGGACAGTAGCCAGGGGagcaagtaagaaagaaaaatacccaaaAGAGAGTAAGGAGAACCCAAAAAGTGAGCAAAATAATAGGGTCTATCCCGGTTGGATACCAGTTGTAGTTTTTGCGGggttgttgctgctgcctgttgtgcaATCCCTGTTTCCTTGGATAGGGACATGGGTTGagatgtggaggccaaaagatgtGAGCCTATTGTCACCTTGTCTGtaagtcagagagtttggaggttgcttaAAGTGGTTGACAAGTGTAGCTATACATACTGACTTAGgatgtgatttcttttttaacattaagATTATTATACAAGTAGATTCATTTCAttctgacagatggtcaggatatgcaaacgctctctctctctctctctctctctctctctttctttttgtaataTGATGTTACCTTGGGAATGGCTGTCTTTAGGATACTTGGTTTAGGGTAGCTTtactgcctaaacaacaaaatgctaatgacttgatgcctcAAAATGTTAAAACAATTAACTGTTCCAATTGTCCTTCGTATTATgttaaaaaagtattttgttgcctttttcccttttgtattggggtataaatatatgtaaaaaattaaatgcaaaaaaatttcaatatttgATGGAATCCTCTCCTGGTACTGTTCtgtgatttctattttaatattttccatgtGTCTTCACACTCtttcttatatttctaaatccccacaccccTAACCTAGCAAgaggtgttttttcttttttgagaggcCCACACAGTGAGAAGATGTGGAGGCAGCAAAGCACACTCTAAGAGATTCCAATGCAGAAGCTCTTTTTTTGTGAAAAGGTCAAGGGGGGTGGCTCAGAGTGGCATGACATTACCTACCATGCTTTTGGTCCACTGACCAGTTGTCTTGGtcaattttgtttactttttatgagTTTGCATGAGCTTGCATGAGCTTGCTTGTGCTTCTGCTATTGCCCTGCCTCACATTccatataaaaaaattgaaagaagctAGATACTAAGCCTTGAGAAAATGTGGCGATGTCTTAAGCACATATTCCTGAGTGAAGAACCCAGCCTATACAAGCTGGATACCAGGTGAGTCCAGGAACACTACCATGTGGAGTAGACAAACCCCCAGTGATATTCAATGTCTATGACTGCTAGGACttaggaggagaagagaaggaatggGCGAAGCACAGTGAAGTTCTAGGGCCATGAGACCCTTCAGAATGATGCTGTGGTGTTGTATGCTTGATGTCATGCCGTTTTCAAACTTTAGAGTTTCTTGTTGCTGAtgagtgcttcttttttttcttgaggttCTCTGTTAGCATATATTGAAAGTGTAAACTAATAGTCTTCAGTATGGAATTTTAATGGATGTAAATAAAGTAATTTCACCATCTTTCCTTGTGCCCACACAGTCCTTTCTTGAATGTAGCTTCTGCACCGAGCATAAGCCATCATCTCTCTCTGAACCTAACACTTCACTTGAATTGTTCTTCACTTCCATGCTGTTTTCTTCAACTTCAGAATTTAGTTCTATAATGCATCCACAATCtatattctttattcattcattcagttctatacttatatataaattttataactcAGCTACAAAGAAGAATTTAAGGAACACAAGTCCTCAGGTATAACTAGCTGTTAGACACCAGAAGTGACATAATGGGATCATATGGTGACTCTATTTTAAGTTCTTCTGGAGGAACTTAGACTCTTATTTCCATAGTGTCTGAACTACTTTACCTTGCCACCAATTGGGTACAAGGATAACTTTCTTTTAATAGCCTAGTTAGTTGTCACTTGTTTACTTATTGATAGGTATTCTGAATTAAGTGAGATATAATCCCAAcatgcatttttattctttttgtctttctgttttctttctctgtagtccACAATTCACTGAaaaatttcagagaaataaacCTCTTTccaagattataggcatgagatTCAATGTATAACTTCAGTGGAGTTAGGATTTGTACATGGCTACAGactattttttcatatattcattaaCTATTTGCCATTCTTCTTAAGGacaagtttttttaatttatttgctcatttaGTTGGTTTTCTTGCTTACTGTTTGCAACAGTAGGGATCAAAATAAGGGTCTTGTGTTTGCTTGACACACACTCTTTCCAAGTGTTTCATTCCCAACTCATACTTGCCCATTTCTTGATAGACTTACCTTAATTTGTTTTTagagtttttattctttatatatttgaatacgtGCATACTTTCTGATGAGTATCAGgcaaacatttttcttctgttctgaaTGCTGTCTCATTATCtcagtaattatttttttcatgtgcaGAAGCTTTTTGGTTTTATGTAATTTCATTTATTAACTCAATTGTTTTCTGGGCTATTTGGAGTCTTATTCATAATATGATTGGCTTGTGTCCAGATCTTGAAGCATTTTTCTCTAGTGATTTAAAAATTTCGGGTCTTATTTTAGGGACTTtggtacattttatattaaattgatttttgtaCAGTGTAAGAGATGGGAATCTAGTTCTTTTTTCTATATGGGGGATATCCAACAGCATTTTTCCAACAGCATTTTTTGAAGAGGCTGTCTTCACTACCATAACTTAGATCCATTTTGTTGAAACTTAGAGGGACACTAATTGTGTGCTAatctatcttttcctttttaattttatttaaataagattttttcatttattttacattccatccaatttttcctccctccttattCATATacccttctctttcccatctaTCCCAacatccacttctcctccatctccactgaAAAACAGGTAGAACTCCCATTGGCTTGTACAAAGTATGACACATCAACATAATGTCCAGAATCAATAACAGGTTATACAAAATCAACAAAGCACCAAGGAGAGTTCCTGTTATCACCTTTGGAAGCCCTTACTAAGAGACCAGACTACACAGTTGTCACATAcctgcagagggcctaggtctgtCCTATATAGAGTCTCTATCTGTAAGTAGGTAGATGTATCTGTGGTTTCGTCCATCCTGAGTCCTATGGCTTATGcaatccttcctttccttcttcttcaagACTCTCAGAGCTCAGTGCAGTGTTTTTCTGTGGATCTGtccctgtttccatcagtttctgaatAGATTATGTCTAATGACAAATAGGGGAGTCACCAAGCAACTTAGAGTAGGTGACCAGTTCATGCACACTTTCCACTATTGTTacgagtcttagttggggtcatccttgtgtgtTCCTGGGCTGTtctctggcaccaggtttctccctaacccagaAATGTCCCTTcttcaagatatctcttttgttACTCCCCCATCCATTCTGCCTCTAACCCTTCAATCTATCATTTATGAACCATATTTCACAGCTATACAGAAGAATATGgagttataaatataaataatgatcAGTACAGTTATGTAACATTTGGGTAGCTTCATAATAAGAAAGCTCACAACATGGTTTTAAACTCTGATGGACTTAAATTGTCTTCTCTATTCCTTAATCTATTCTTTAGAAAATTTCCTCTGTTGATTACTAAAGCATTGCATATTTGTTAACAAAATCTCAAAGGATTGTAGGAAACTCTTATTAATGACAAAGTATTACTTCTTTGGTTTCCTTCTAATAGATTGGTTCTTACACAGTGGAAAATTCTCAAATGACAATACACAACTCTGCCCAGGGAACTGGGTACTCCTGGAGAGAAATTACAAATTAAGTAGATCTCTAAATCCCCAAAGACTCAAAATTAGATTTATGGTTTCTATTGTAAATAAGCTCAGAAATTTCTACCACCAAGGGACTCATGAAACCCAAAAGGAAATCATAAaggtgaaaataattttctgtgctGGTTTATTAAATAGACTGTAATTTAAGTGAGGTGCTACTTGAATCTTCATGCATTTCTCTTCTGTCATGtaggtaagaaaataaaaacctagatAAACTCTCAAGTAAAAATCATGCTATTTCCCCCAGTGTAGAAGTTCAGAATTGACCTGGTCTGATAATGAAGAAACTCAGACTTATAACCAGAAACTCAGACTCTTTAGAAAATTGGGAAAGAAAGCTTCTGAGCTACAACAGCAGTGAAGCATCCAGAATGAAGATAAGTCCCGAATCATCCATGTATTTATAAGTTCCCTTGAAGTACAAAGCAATATAAATTATGAGATCCAGAAATTTCTTCTTTAATCCTAAATCATTAGTGGAGATTAAAGAATGGGGAAATTCTCAGCAACATTCCTATCAGAATTTCCTCAGGACAGAGTCACTcattgtgggtggggagggggaattgAGAAAAAGAGGTAGTCAGGTTCTTTGgatgtctttctgtttgtcttagAAACCCTGAAGTAGGAAACAATGatttccagctctctctctgaCATCATGGTTCCTTGTTATGTTCATCTGATTCTGACTGATGTTCCTACAGATGTCTCCTGCAAAGCTAATAAATATGGAGAATCACTCTTCAGTGACTGAATTCATTCTTATGGGCTTAACAGACCAGCCTGtgctccagctgcctctgtttGTCCTGTTCTTCGTGAACTACACAGCCACTGTATTGGGAAACTTGAGTTTAATGAGTCTCATTTGCCTGAATTCTCATCTTCACACACCAATGTACTTTTTTATCTTCAACTTGTCCTTCATTGACTTTtgctattcatttgtttttacccCCAAAATGCTGATGAGCTTTGTCTCAGAAATCAACACCATCTCCTTCAGAGGATGCATGGctcaactattttttttctgcctttttgttAATTCTGAGTGCTTTGTACTGACAGCCATGGCCTATGATAGGTATGTGGCCATCTGTAGGCCCCTGCTGTACACAGTAGTCATGTCTCCCAGGGCTTGTTCCCTGCTAATGATTGTTTCACACTTGATGGGGCTCTCTAGTGCCATTGTGCACACAGGATGTATAATCAGACTCAGGTTTTGTGATTCAAAAGTCATCGACCACTACATGTGTGACACATTTCCACTCCTGGAGCTCTCCTGTGGGAGCAGTCATGCCAATGAACTTGTGAGTTCTGTTTCCGTGGCtatagttgttgttgtttctagcATCATCATTATGTCCTCCTATGCTTTGATTCTTGTTAATATTATTCATTTGTCATCATCTAAGGGTTGGTCCAAAGCCGTAAGCACATGTAGTTCTCACATAATAACTGTTGCCTTGTTCTATGGATTTGGTCTGCTTGCTCATATCAAAACATCATCTGCAGAATCTGTGGTTCAGAGGAAATTTTTTTCAGTAGTTTACA
This genomic interval carries:
- the LOC119810188 gene encoding olfactory receptor 143-like; amino-acid sequence: MFLQMSPAKLINMENHSSVTEFILMGLTDQPVLQLPLFVLFFVNYTATVLGNLSLMSLICLNSHLHTPMYFFIFNLSFIDFCYSFVFTPKMLMSFVSEINTISFRGCMAQLFFFCLFVNSECFVLTAMAYDRYVAICRPLLYTVVMSPRACSLLMIVSHLMGLSSAIVHTGCIIRLRFCDSKVIDHYMCDTFPLLELSCGSSHANELVSSVSVAIVVVVSSIIIMSSYALILVNIIHLSSSKGWSKAVSTCSSHIITVALFYGFGLLAHIKTSSAESVVQRKFFSVVYTFVLPLLNPLIYSLRNKDVKLAVKKTLKRITV